Proteins encoded by one window of Candidatus Sumerlaea chitinivorans:
- a CDS encoding alternative complex III subunit ActD produces the protein MSATTRNLYGLMAEFETAEALAIATEKAYAAGYRKMDAYTPYPVEEVIHALGLKRNEVPFIVFLGGLIGCLVGFGMCYYFQVIDYPLVAGGKPLNSWPMYIPITFEVTVLFAALSAVFGMLALNGFPQPYHPVFNNPRFERASQDRFFLCIESADPLFDPQRTREFLQTLNPVEVAEVAQ, from the coding sequence ATGAGCGCAACTACGCGAAATCTTTATGGTCTCATGGCTGAGTTTGAAACTGCCGAAGCACTCGCCATTGCGACCGAAAAAGCCTATGCAGCCGGGTATCGAAAGATGGATGCCTACACACCCTATCCTGTGGAAGAGGTCATCCACGCCTTGGGGCTCAAGCGCAATGAAGTACCATTTATCGTTTTCCTCGGCGGTTTGATCGGATGCCTCGTGGGGTTTGGAATGTGCTATTACTTTCAAGTGATTGATTACCCCTTAGTAGCCGGCGGCAAGCCCCTGAACAGTTGGCCAATGTACATTCCAATCACCTTCGAAGTGACGGTGCTCTTTGCCGCATTGTCCGCCGTTTTTGGGATGTTGGCGCTCAACGGATTTCCGCAGCCCTATCACCCGGTGTTCAACAATCCACGTTTTGAGCGCGCAAGCCAGGACCGCTTTTTCTTATGCATCGAGAGCGCCGATCCGTTGTTCGACCCGCAACGGACTCGCGAATTCCTCCAGACATTAAACCCGGTCGAGGTGGCCGAAGTTGCACAGTAA
- a CDS encoding alternative complex III subunit ActE has protein sequence MRASIVARFVRPIALGIAVCIAMAGCDQRMRYQPKYKPLQESDFFADGRSARPLVAGTVARGDLRDDRMLFTGMDGTTLTQVLPVSLTRELLERGQERFNIYCAPCHGRLGNGDGMIVRRGMVKPPSYHEDRLLSAPIGHFYDVMTNGFGRMYPHNHIPVRDRWAIAAYIRALQLSQNATLADVPPEERAALNGATQATALSTTPQVEVAK, from the coding sequence ATGAGAGCCTCCATCGTCGCACGGTTTGTGCGCCCGATCGCACTCGGCATTGCTGTGTGCATAGCGATGGCGGGTTGTGATCAGCGCATGCGATATCAACCGAAGTACAAACCCCTACAGGAATCGGACTTCTTCGCGGATGGACGCTCTGCGCGCCCACTCGTGGCGGGCACAGTGGCGCGAGGGGATCTGCGCGATGACCGGATGTTGTTCACTGGCATGGACGGGACGACGCTCACGCAAGTGCTGCCGGTGTCGCTCACGCGTGAGCTGCTCGAACGTGGCCAAGAGCGCTTCAATATTTATTGCGCCCCCTGTCATGGACGACTCGGCAATGGGGACGGGATGATTGTTCGCCGTGGAATGGTCAAGCCACCCTCTTACCACGAGGACCGACTTCTGAGTGCTCCCATCGGCCATTTCTACGACGTGATGACCAATGGATTTGGCCGCATGTACCCCCACAACCACATTCCAGTGCGTGACCGGTGGGCGATCGCTGCATACATTCGGGCGCTTCAGCTCAGCCAAAACGCGACCCTTGCGGATGTTCCCCCCGAGGAACGCGCAGCTCTAAATGGTGCGACTCAAGCTACTGCTCTCAGCACGACTCCTCAGGTGGAGGTGGCGAAATGA